The Syntrophorhabdus sp. genomic sequence TCAAGGCCTCGCTGAAACGAAGGCAGGAAAGACTGAAGTGCAAAAAGAAATAGCCATAGGCAACGTCACCATCGGCCGCAGGCCTTTTGTCTTCATAGGCGGCCCCTGCGTCATCGAGGGCAGGGACATATCCCTGAGGACGGCCGAGAGTATCGCGCGCGTGACGGCCGGGCTCGGCGTGCCTTTCATCTTCAAGTCCTCTTACGACAAGGCGAACAGGACGTCCATATCGGGCTTCAGAGGCCCCGGATTGGACGAGGGCCTTGCCATCCTGCAGGAAGTGAAGGGGGCGGTGGGCGTCCCCGTTCTCACCGATGTTCACTCCGCGGGTGAGGCCGCGGCGGCGGCCGAGGTCGCCGACGTCCTCCAGGTGCCGGCGCTCCTGTCCCGGCAGACGGACATACTCACGGCCTGCGGCAGAACGGGCAGGGTCGTCAACATCAAGAAGGGCCAGTTCCTCTCCCCCGGTGACATGGCCCACGCCATCAGAAAGGTGGAATCCACGGGCAACAGGAGCATACTGGTCACCGAACGGGGCACGTCCTTCGGGTACCATACCCTCGTCAATGATTTCCGGGCAATACCCATCATGCGGGACTTCGGGTATCCCGTGGTCTTCGACGCCACGCACAGCGTGCAGCAGCCCTCGGCGATGACGGACCGCTCCGGCGGGGA encodes the following:
- the kdsA gene encoding 3-deoxy-8-phosphooctulonate synthase, which gives rise to MQKEIAIGNVTIGRRPFVFIGGPCVIEGRDISLRTAESIARVTAGLGVPFIFKSSYDKANRTSISGFRGPGLDEGLAILQEVKGAVGVPVLTDVHSAGEAAAAAEVADVLQVPALLSRQTDILTACGRTGRVVNIKKGQFLSPGDMAHAIRKVESTGNRSILVTERGTSFGYHTLVNDFRAIPIMRDFGYPVVFDATHSVQQPSAMTDRSGGEARFIVPLARAAVAVGVEGVFMEVHPDPKRALCDGDNSLPLDDLEGVLRTLKRIEEALWTT